TATGCTTTTAACTTAAACCGGAATAAATTGAGATATAATGCTTTTAACTTAAACCGGTCGGTTATGTCTGGTACACCTAGAGGGGAAATAAAAAgccgacgaagaagaagacgaaagcGTTAAGAGCAGAGATGCTTCCATTAAAGCTAGCTCGCTCTCTTCTCCTCCACGAGACTCTCAATCTCACTCACAATTCCGGCGATACAAACGACGGAGACGATGGCGATGGAGGAGAAACCAGCATTCGAGAGATCCTAAGCTCCTCctacaagaagaagaatcaatCAAAAACCCGATCGAGATCCAATAATAATAATTCGAAAACGGCATTGCTCTTCTTCGTCCCGACGCGAGAACTGATCGCCGACACTTACAGATTAGCGTCGATCGCGAGGGATCTAGGCATGGATCTGTACCCGACGCCTTCCCTCTCCCACGTCATCTTCTCGTTCCCGCCCCGCGATTCCTCGGTATCGCCGTCGCCTTTCTCCACGTCGTCTCGTCCTTCGACTTGGTCTTCTTCCTCGTCTCTCTCTTGGTCTCTTCCCAACGACGCCGTGATGCTCTCTTTCCCGTCTCTCTCCGCTTCCTCTCTCTCCCATCTCCGCTCCTTCGTCTCCCTCTCGAACGGATTGTTCAAGCTCGTGTTCTCCTCCGCCGCCGACGTAGACAcaccttcctcctcctccgttaGCAATTGGGATTGCTGCTCAGTTTCTCTCGTCTCTCGAATCACCAACAAACGGATCGGATCGATGGAGAGTTTCGCCCAGGCGTTGGCTTCGAACGGATGGACGATTTACAAGACGAAAGCTAATGAGTCTACTACGACCAGCCACGGCGGCAATGCGGGAAGCTCCTCGGCTTATCTGTTCAGGAAAGTTTACTCGGGTCGGGTTATGATGATGACGACCCGAGATGGAGGAAATGGTGGGTCGTGTAGTAGAGTAAGAGAGCTGAGACTTCCTCTATTGGATTTCGAGAACGCTCCTCTCCGGATTCTCCAGTATCTCATGTTGATGACTGACCATCTCTTCTT
The sequence above is drawn from the Raphanus sativus cultivar WK10039 chromosome 7, ASM80110v3, whole genome shotgun sequence genome and encodes:
- the LOC108817627 gene encoding uncharacterized protein LOC108817627; translated protein: MLPLKLARSLLLHETLNLTHNSGDTNDGDDGDGGETSIREILSSSYKKKNQSKTRSRSNNNNSKTALLFFVPTRELIADTYRLASIARDLGMDLYPTPSLSHVIFSFPPRDSSVSPSPFSTSSRPSTWSSSSSLSWSLPNDAVMLSFPSLSASSLSHLRSFVSLSNGLFKLVFSSAADVDTPSSSSVSNWDCCSVSLVSRITNKRIGSMESFAQALASNGWTIYKTKANESTTTSHGGNAGSSSAYLFRKVYSGRVMMMTTRDGGNGGSCSRVRELRLPLLDFENAPLRILQYLMLMTDHLFFLA